In a single window of the Coprothermobacter proteolyticus DSM 5265 genome:
- a CDS encoding VIT1/CCC1 transporter family protein, whose product MKEGLDVVLNFQRNEITEAQVYGFLSKLAKGKNKEILNRIRNDELKHYQMWREISGQDVNINWLKVFYYSLLALIFGVTFTIKLMEKGEESAELAYKGIASQYTQAEAIYKDEEKHEETLYKLIEEEKLSYLGSIVLGLNDALVEITGTLAGLSFALRVSQTVGIAGLITGVAASLSMAASEYLSQVADGKPNPMKAAIYTLIAYFVVVLALVLPYFFIGDAVTAFVFTVGIGLLVVVYYAGFASVIHEKSFEGTFLQMLLVVFGVSLISFGIGELARRVFGISV is encoded by the coding sequence ATGAAAGAGGGCTTAGATGTGGTTTTGAATTTTCAACGCAATGAGATTACTGAGGCGCAGGTTTACGGTTTTTTAAGTAAATTGGCGAAGGGGAAGAACAAAGAGATTTTAAACAGAATCAGAAATGACGAACTTAAGCACTACCAAATGTGGCGTGAAATCAGCGGTCAAGATGTGAACATAAACTGGCTAAAAGTGTTTTACTACTCCTTGCTGGCACTCATATTTGGTGTCACCTTTACCATAAAACTCATGGAAAAGGGAGAGGAAAGCGCAGAGCTCGCCTACAAAGGTATTGCTTCCCAATATACTCAAGCAGAAGCCATTTATAAAGACGAAGAGAAGCATGAAGAAACCCTGTATAAGCTTATCGAGGAAGAGAAACTGTCCTACTTAGGTTCCATTGTTTTGGGTTTGAACGATGCACTGGTGGAAATTACAGGTACACTGGCAGGGCTGAGTTTCGCTTTGCGGGTATCTCAAACTGTTGGCATTGCGGGATTAATTACTGGGGTTGCTGCTTCACTTTCCATGGCAGCATCGGAGTATTTGTCTCAAGTTGCTGATGGAAAGCCTAACCCAATGAAGGCTGCCATTTACACTTTAATTGCCTACTTCGTGGTGGTGTTGGCTCTTGTGCTACCATACTTCTTTATAGGTGACGCTGTTACCGCTTTTGTGTTTACAGTGGGCATCGGACTACTTGTAGTAGTTTACTATGCTGGTTTCGCTTCCGTAATACATGAAAAATCTTTTGAGGGCACTTTTCTGCAGATGCTTTTAGTCGTATTTGGAGTTTCTCTAATTTCCTTTGGCATAGGAGAACTGGCACGACGTGTGTTTGGTATCTCTGTTTGA
- a CDS encoding peroxiredoxin — MLTVGSSAPDFELTDHNLKRVRLSSLKGKVVLAFYPGAFTGVCTKEMCTFRDMMARFNELEATVLGISVDTPFANKAFAEHNGIEFSLLSDFGGEVAKQYGGVHTDFAGVPNYTAAKRAVFIVEDGKVTYAWVSEDPGKEPPYEEIVKALE, encoded by the coding sequence ATGTTAACAGTGGGAAGTTCAGCACCAGACTTTGAATTAACCGATCATAATCTAAAAAGAGTTAGACTGTCCTCGCTCAAAGGAAAAGTTGTTCTGGCTTTTTACCCTGGAGCATTTACTGGCGTATGCACTAAGGAAATGTGCACCTTCCGAGACATGATGGCTAGATTCAACGAACTTGAGGCAACAGTCTTAGGAATAAGCGTAGATACACCTTTTGCTAACAAAGCCTTTGCAGAGCACAACGGCATTGAGTTCTCCTTACTATCGGATTTTGGCGGAGAAGTAGCAAAACAATACGGTGGAGTTCACACTGATTTTGCCGGTGTTCCTAACTATACTGCGGCGAAAAGAGCAGTGTTTATTGTGGAAGACGGAAAAGTGACTTACGCATGGGTGAGCGAAGACCCAGGTAAGGAACCACCTTACGAAGAAATTGTGAAAGCCTTAGAATAG
- a CDS encoding ferritin produces the protein MLTETVEKALNEQINKELFSAYLYLSMAADFESKNLAGFAKWMKAQSAEELNHAMKLFNYVLERGGHVELMAIEKPQQTWESPLKVFQDAYDHERFITQSIYSLLEIAQSAKDYGTMEFLQWYVKEQVEEEAQAEHVMKKLEMINDAPAGLLMLDHELGQRE, from the coding sequence TTGCTTACAGAAACAGTAGAAAAAGCTTTAAACGAACAGATTAATAAGGAACTCTTCTCAGCTTACTTGTATTTATCCATGGCTGCTGACTTTGAGTCTAAGAATTTGGCTGGGTTTGCTAAATGGATGAAAGCACAATCCGCGGAAGAGCTCAACCATGCCATGAAACTTTTTAACTACGTGCTGGAACGTGGGGGGCACGTGGAGCTTATGGCCATCGAGAAGCCTCAGCAAACATGGGAGTCGCCTTTGAAGGTTTTCCAAGACGCCTATGACCATGAAAGGTTTATCACCCAGTCCATCTACAGCCTTCTTGAAATAGCACAGTCGGCGAAAGACTATGGCACCATGGAGTTTTTGCAGTGGTATGTGAAAGAACAAGTGGAAGAGGAAGCTCAGGCTGAGCATGTAATGAAAAAGCTTGAAATGATAAACGATGCACCAGCAGGTTTGCTCATGCTGGACCATGAACTTGGCCAAAGAGAATAA
- a CDS encoding site-2 protease family protein — MNLLNQILFFVLFMYCVILHEVAHGYAARISGDDTAYLSGRLTLDPLAHIDLMGTVVLPLLLYIMGSPVLFGWAKPVPINLYKLDSKGLFLVSVAGVFTNFVLSLLLLVLYKFIPWSVLLQLSLVNFWLMAFNLIPLPPLDGSKILLSFFSFETRARAMAFDRYGFFIVFLLLALNFFNGYFNLVYRAFISIANLIL, encoded by the coding sequence ATGAACCTGTTAAATCAAATCTTGTTTTTTGTTCTGTTCATGTACTGTGTAATCTTGCATGAAGTTGCTCATGGCTACGCAGCACGTATCTCTGGTGATGACACTGCGTACCTGAGCGGAAGATTAACGCTTGATCCGCTAGCTCATATCGACCTGATGGGAACTGTTGTTTTGCCGCTCCTTCTGTACATCATGGGGTCTCCAGTGTTGTTTGGTTGGGCAAAACCTGTGCCCATAAATTTGTATAAGCTTGACTCGAAGGGTCTTTTCTTAGTAAGTGTTGCTGGTGTTTTTACGAATTTTGTCCTAAGCTTGCTTTTGTTGGTACTGTACAAGTTTATTCCGTGGTCGGTGCTACTGCAGTTATCGTTGGTCAACTTTTGGCTTATGGCTTTTAACTTAATTCCTTTGCCACCATTGGATGGCAGCAAGATTCTTCTCAGCTTCTTCTCTTTTGAAACCAGAGCAAGAGCAATGGCATTTGATCGGTACGGGTTTTTCATCGTATTCTTATTGCTCGCGCTGAACTTCTTCAACGGCTACTTTAACTTGGTTTACAGAGCTTTTATTAGCATTGCGAACCTCATTTTGTGA
- a CDS encoding ABC transporter ATP-binding protein: protein MDDVLEQEEQTRHHNDKELLAFLWPYIRPHLAVIIVTLLATLGSAISSVLQPYIFKIIIDDHIKVMNFNGLGTLLIIYLVLLGAYFAFSWTQMYLSSVFGQKITWQLRVDLMKYLMSLKVDFFSRNPVGKLVTRVTNDVANLNEMISAGFVSLIADVFLLVSIFIMMLLMNWRLTLVVLLAVVPVGIMLQVLGFALRRVWRVIRRVVSRMNVYTQEMLSGFVVVKAFTREPLCEEEYDVINQEHYKYQLQAARLRVFFYPSVSFLRELSRALVLLYGGYLISRGLVTVGTLVSFFQLLPMMFDPIADFSDKFTLFQTAFASLEKIMDVMEVKEVEYKGKDYAGPLHGDVAFDSVSFAYGEEPVLKDVSFDLGQGQTLAIVGPTGAGKSTILNLLIGFYDNYDGNVFVDDVELREWNIEEYRHNLALVLQEVQLFHDTVRNNITLWDNATDEELEEILRIVNADFVMNLPGGLDYMLAPEGANLSQGQRQLIAFARALYHKPKLLLLDEATANIDTDTERLIQNALPRLMAGRTTVVIAHRLSTIQEADKIIVINHGRVIESGTHQELIAKKGFYYELYTTQLMAGTAGVME, encoded by the coding sequence ATGGATGATGTTTTAGAACAAGAAGAACAGACGCGGCACCACAACGACAAGGAACTGTTAGCGTTTCTGTGGCCTTACATAAGACCACATTTGGCAGTTATAATTGTTACACTGCTAGCTACCCTCGGTTCGGCAATAAGTTCTGTACTCCAGCCTTATATCTTTAAAATCATCATTGACGATCACATAAAAGTTATGAACTTCAACGGCTTAGGCACTTTACTAATTATTTACCTCGTACTATTGGGCGCTTACTTTGCTTTCAGCTGGACTCAGATGTATCTTAGCAGTGTTTTTGGTCAGAAGATTACTTGGCAGCTTCGTGTGGATTTAATGAAATACCTCATGTCTTTGAAAGTAGATTTCTTCAGCAGAAATCCTGTTGGAAAGTTGGTAACGCGTGTAACTAATGACGTAGCAAACCTCAACGAAATGATAAGTGCCGGTTTCGTGTCTTTAATTGCAGACGTTTTCCTGTTGGTCAGCATTTTTATCATGATGCTGCTTATGAACTGGCGCCTTACTTTGGTGGTGTTATTAGCTGTGGTACCTGTGGGCATCATGCTGCAAGTACTGGGTTTTGCTCTTAGGCGTGTGTGGCGTGTTATTCGACGTGTGGTCTCGCGTATGAATGTATATACTCAGGAAATGCTTTCGGGCTTTGTGGTAGTAAAGGCTTTTACCAGAGAGCCGCTGTGTGAAGAGGAATATGATGTCATAAACCAGGAACACTACAAATACCAGTTGCAAGCAGCTCGATTAAGAGTTTTCTTTTACCCCTCAGTGAGTTTTCTCAGAGAGCTCAGTCGTGCACTGGTTCTATTGTATGGCGGTTACCTCATCTCAAGGGGACTGGTTACCGTGGGCACACTGGTTTCTTTCTTCCAGCTCCTGCCTATGATGTTCGACCCCATTGCAGATTTTTCCGATAAGTTTACGCTTTTCCAAACAGCCTTCGCGTCTCTAGAAAAGATCATGGACGTCATGGAAGTCAAGGAAGTGGAGTACAAAGGAAAAGACTATGCTGGACCACTCCATGGGGACGTTGCTTTCGATTCAGTGAGTTTTGCCTATGGTGAAGAACCGGTTCTTAAAGATGTTTCCTTTGATCTTGGGCAGGGGCAAACGTTAGCCATTGTTGGGCCAACAGGTGCTGGCAAATCAACCATTTTGAATTTACTTATTGGTTTCTATGATAACTATGACGGAAATGTTTTCGTGGACGATGTAGAACTAAGGGAATGGAATATCGAGGAGTACCGTCATAATTTGGCTTTGGTACTTCAGGAAGTACAGCTTTTCCACGATACCGTAAGGAACAATATAACGCTATGGGACAACGCCACCGATGAGGAACTGGAAGAAATACTAAGAATAGTGAATGCTGACTTCGTTATGAACTTACCGGGCGGTTTGGACTACATGTTGGCTCCTGAAGGCGCCAACCTTTCTCAGGGCCAAAGGCAGCTTATAGCTTTTGCCAGGGCTCTGTACCACAAACCAAAGCTTCTTTTGCTAGATGAAGCGACTGCAAACATCGATACCGATACAGAACGTTTAATTCAGAACGCATTGCCGCGGCTAATGGCCGGGCGCACAACTGTGGTCATTGCTCACAGGCTGAGCACCATTCAAGAAGCTGATAAAATAATCGTAATTAACCATGGAAGGGTGATAGAATCGGGAACTCATCAAGAATTAATAGCGAAGAAAGGATTTTACTATGAACTTTACACCACCCAGCTCATGGCTGGTACTGCGGGAGTGATGGAATGA
- a CDS encoding ABC transporter ATP-binding protein, which yields MRRILRFVKEHVWFYVIALGLLIGVDAVQVYLPLILGDFVNAVTALESNVARYAYIYLALVVCMTLMRYAYRYILQRMALVFDYDLRKKTFSELLKVPNEFLYDYDIGDLMSRLTNDLHAIRQFMQMGLISLIDVLVLGVSTIVMMLLLDRMLFWYAVVPLIGVTIFTIFFSRYIFVFFKKIQDTFGSLTERVQEFLTNIRVLRAFGKGHKAIGIFESVNADYYKYYLREVRLDALFGPITGLFAGISTLLVIWVGIRELQTGRLELGTLVSYVNYIGLLLWPMMAIGFGLSNLQRANASMKRIEDIILAPKEVPCFEPCHHVDKFEKLEVKNLHFSYGDRKVLENVHLEVNAGELIGIAGPIGSGKSTLTKLLIRVLEPPENTVFVNGVDVRHIPLKELRSLVTYVPQSIYLFSMTVRDNLKFGNPLATDEQIWEALEVACLAEDIRLLPQGLDTLIGERGLTLSGGQKQRMAIARALLADRPVLMLDDAFSALDTVTEEQLVKNLVDYARLNNKSVILVSHRISALLPTDRVYVLISGSTKEFGPPAELIKQQGYLAHLYRIQVLEGLVHG from the coding sequence ATGAGAAGAATTTTGCGATTTGTCAAAGAGCATGTCTGGTTTTATGTAATTGCTTTAGGTTTGCTTATCGGCGTTGATGCAGTGCAGGTCTATCTTCCTTTGATCTTGGGTGACTTCGTTAATGCTGTTACGGCCCTTGAATCTAATGTGGCTCGTTATGCTTACATATACCTGGCGCTTGTAGTGTGCATGACGCTTATGCGTTATGCGTATCGCTACATACTTCAGCGCATGGCACTAGTATTTGACTATGACCTAAGAAAGAAGACTTTCAGCGAACTTTTGAAGGTACCTAATGAGTTCCTTTATGATTACGATATTGGAGACCTTATGAGCAGACTCACCAACGACTTGCATGCGATTAGACAATTTATGCAAATGGGCCTTATAAGCTTAATAGACGTTTTAGTATTAGGTGTTAGCACCATTGTGATGATGCTCTTACTAGATAGGATGCTGTTTTGGTATGCAGTTGTTCCTCTAATTGGTGTGACCATTTTCACTATTTTCTTTAGCCGGTATATTTTTGTTTTCTTCAAGAAAATTCAAGATACTTTTGGCTCTCTTACCGAGCGTGTCCAAGAGTTTCTTACTAATATTAGAGTGCTGCGTGCTTTTGGAAAAGGCCACAAAGCCATAGGTATTTTTGAATCAGTGAATGCTGATTACTACAAGTATTACTTAAGAGAAGTGCGTCTAGATGCTCTGTTTGGGCCCATAACAGGCCTTTTTGCAGGTATTTCCACGCTTTTGGTAATCTGGGTAGGCATTAGGGAGCTTCAGACGGGACGCCTGGAGTTAGGAACATTGGTTTCTTATGTTAACTACATTGGATTGCTCTTGTGGCCCATGATGGCGATTGGATTTGGTTTGTCGAACCTGCAACGCGCCAACGCCTCTATGAAGAGGATAGAGGACATCATATTGGCGCCCAAAGAGGTTCCTTGTTTTGAACCCTGTCACCATGTTGATAAGTTTGAAAAGCTGGAAGTCAAAAACTTGCATTTTTCTTATGGTGATCGCAAAGTTCTTGAGAACGTGCATTTAGAGGTAAATGCTGGTGAGTTAATTGGTATTGCTGGTCCTATTGGTAGTGGAAAATCCACCCTTACAAAACTTCTTATAAGAGTGCTGGAACCACCGGAAAATACGGTTTTTGTAAATGGCGTAGACGTCAGGCACATACCACTCAAGGAACTCAGATCTTTGGTAACCTACGTACCTCAGAGTATTTACCTGTTCTCCATGACGGTTCGTGACAACCTAAAGTTTGGGAATCCGTTAGCCACAGATGAGCAAATCTGGGAGGCCCTTGAAGTAGCTTGCTTGGCAGAGGATATTAGGCTGCTACCGCAAGGTCTGGACACCCTCATTGGTGAAAGAGGACTCACTTTGTCCGGTGGTCAAAAACAGCGCATGGCAATAGCACGTGCCTTGTTAGCTGACAGGCCTGTTCTCATGCTGGACGATGCTTTTTCTGCTCTAGATACGGTTACTGAGGAACAGTTGGTCAAGAATCTGGTGGACTATGCTCGTTTAAACAATAAGAGTGTAATCTTAGTTAGCCACAGAATTAGCGCTCTGCTACCCACGGACAGAGTTTACGTGCTAATAAGCGGTAGCACCAAAGAATTTGGTCCTCCTGCTGAGCTCATAAAACAACAGGGGTATCTGGCTCACCTTTATAGAATTCAAGTGCTGGAGGGGTTAGTCCATGGATGA
- the grpE gene encoding nucleotide exchange factor GrpE, with translation MDDKQKTNEEVKASSFDSEKSSKNQAFENTEEPAEGFQNVQHDNGSNPAQKQNSEAKEASKDQTNTNNNELSKKLEQLETERLTLQEKIAVLEQQHRELEEFLLKMKHEFALAKEALKRDQEKKERLLAESMARDLFPILDTLDHALEHDGENNGLRLIRSQLVSVLEKYGVVEVGKEGEVFDPNWHEFLGYAEGPENKIIKVVRKGYKIGDTLLRPALVVIGKESSC, from the coding sequence TTGGACGATAAGCAGAAAACAAACGAGGAAGTAAAAGCTTCTTCTTTTGACTCAGAGAAGAGTAGTAAGAATCAGGCATTCGAAAACACTGAAGAACCTGCTGAAGGTTTTCAGAACGTTCAACATGATAATGGATCTAATCCCGCGCAAAAACAAAACAGTGAGGCTAAAGAGGCAAGCAAGGACCAAACCAACACGAATAACAATGAGCTTTCTAAAAAACTGGAGCAACTTGAAACTGAAAGGTTGACACTTCAAGAGAAGATTGCAGTTTTGGAGCAGCAGCATAGGGAGCTTGAGGAATTTCTCCTGAAAATGAAACATGAATTTGCATTGGCAAAAGAAGCCCTTAAGCGCGACCAAGAGAAAAAGGAGAGACTCTTAGCAGAATCCATGGCTCGAGATCTATTTCCCATACTTGATACCTTAGATCACGCCTTGGAGCATGATGGCGAAAACAACGGGTTAAGGTTGATTAGAAGCCAGCTTGTTTCAGTTTTAGAAAAGTACGGCGTCGTTGAAGTGGGTAAGGAAGGCGAAGTTTTTGATCCTAATTGGCATGAATTCCTTGGGTATGCAGAAGGGCCAGAAAATAAAATCATAAAAGTGGTGCGAAAGGGTTACAAAATTGGCGATACACTGCTGAGGCCAGCATTGGTGGTCATAGGAAAGGAATCTTCCTGCTGA
- the mtnA gene encoding S-methyl-5-thioribose-1-phosphate isomerase, with amino-acid sequence MIQPLQYDRETGTLFLLDQTLLPDEERYVQVKTLDELIEAIKALRVRGAPLLGLAGAYGLLFAVLESEKSALFWEELQRRVDLLVNARPTAVNLKKEVESILEDIPMTAEPYEVAAIVYEKVLSLESRLRNDDLSLAMHGADLLKGKRRILTICNTGTLATGGIGTALGIIKVKHSKGDLDVAYLCETRPVLQGARLSAWELLKENVPHYIITDNAATYLMSLGKVDAVVVGADRVVRNGDTANKVGTLMLAIAAKHYGIDFYVAAPTSSFDMTIANGNGIVVEERDPEEVLQIHGVRIAPKGSRALNYAFDVTPASLIDGYITEQGILKAPFAEVNYIGR; translated from the coding sequence GTGATTCAACCTTTGCAATACGATAGGGAAACTGGAACACTTTTCTTGCTGGATCAAACATTATTACCCGATGAGGAGCGTTATGTTCAAGTAAAAACATTGGACGAACTTATCGAAGCTATAAAGGCTTTGAGGGTCAGAGGAGCTCCACTATTGGGTTTAGCAGGCGCATATGGTCTACTCTTTGCAGTTCTTGAAAGTGAAAAGTCTGCACTCTTCTGGGAAGAACTGCAGAGAAGGGTAGACTTACTGGTTAACGCAAGGCCTACTGCCGTGAACCTAAAAAAAGAAGTGGAATCCATTTTGGAGGATATCCCCATGACAGCCGAGCCTTATGAAGTGGCTGCCATAGTTTACGAGAAGGTACTCTCTTTGGAAAGCAGGTTAAGAAACGATGATTTAAGCCTAGCTATGCATGGGGCAGACCTGCTTAAGGGTAAGCGCCGCATACTGACCATATGTAATACTGGAACACTGGCAACTGGGGGCATAGGCACTGCCTTGGGCATCATAAAAGTGAAACATTCTAAAGGTGATCTGGATGTAGCTTACCTGTGCGAAACCAGACCTGTTCTTCAGGGGGCAAGATTATCTGCGTGGGAACTTCTTAAAGAGAACGTTCCCCACTACATAATCACTGACAATGCAGCAACCTATTTAATGTCTTTGGGTAAGGTGGACGCTGTGGTGGTTGGTGCAGATCGTGTGGTTAGAAATGGGGATACCGCCAATAAAGTAGGAACGCTTATGCTCGCTATTGCTGCCAAGCATTATGGCATAGATTTTTACGTTGCTGCTCCTACCAGCAGTTTTGACATGACCATAGCTAATGGTAATGGCATCGTAGTGGAAGAAAGAGACCCTGAAGAGGTTTTACAGATTCACGGTGTAAGGATTGCTCCTAAAGGCAGTCGGGCATTGAACTACGCTTTTGACGTTACGCCAGCGTCTTTGATTGATGGGTACATCACAGAACAAGGTATTTTGAAGGCACCCTTCGCGGAGGTGAACTACATTGGACGATAA
- a CDS encoding QueT transporter family protein, with amino-acid sequence MSESEKPLVRQESWLIKVARTGLVAALYVVLTYLSSVFNLAFGPLQFRVSESLTLLPLIWGETVFGLTVGTLLSNLGSPYGIIDWVFGTLASFVALSAVRWIGKKGYSEWIAALAVSVVNALAVPFIILIGAMGLSSSSIGGVFVSSIYWSYAATIFIEEFCVVAFLGIPLIRTIKGRVLK; translated from the coding sequence ATGAGCGAGTCCGAAAAGCCGCTGGTGCGTCAAGAAAGTTGGCTAATTAAAGTAGCTAGAACAGGGCTTGTGGCTGCACTTTATGTCGTTCTTACTTATCTTTCCAGTGTTTTCAATTTAGCTTTTGGCCCATTGCAATTCAGAGTCTCAGAAAGTTTAACGTTACTACCTCTCATTTGGGGTGAAACCGTTTTTGGATTGACGGTGGGCACATTACTCAGCAATCTTGGTAGTCCCTACGGCATCATTGACTGGGTATTTGGCACGTTGGCCAGCTTTGTTGCCTTAAGTGCGGTTAGATGGATAGGTAAGAAAGGCTATTCTGAGTGGATAGCTGCTTTGGCAGTGTCGGTGGTAAATGCACTTGCCGTTCCGTTTATCATTCTAATTGGAGCTATGGGGTTAAGTTCTTCAAGCATCGGCGGAGTGTTTGTAAGTAGTATTTACTGGTCCTACGCTGCAACCATTTTCATAGAGGAGTTTTGCGTTGTAGCTTTTTTGGGTATACCACTTATTAGGACCATAAAAGGGAGGGTACTAAAGTGA